The window CCTATAAAAAATGTGGGCGTTATTATTGTAGATGAAGAACATTCAAGCACATACAAACAGGAAGACAGGTTTAAGTATAACGCTCGTGACGTTGCAATAATGCGCGGAAAATTAGAACAGGCCATTGTTGTACTCGGCAGTGCAACACCTTCTATGGAATCATATTATAACGCTGTTACAGGCAAATACAGACTTTATAAATTAACCAAACGAATAAATGAGCTTCCAATGCCAGAAATACATGTCATAGATCTCAAGAGAGAACACCCGCACAGGATAGGAAATGAACTCTTGGCAAAACCTGTTATGGATGCCCTTTCGGATACTATTTCAAAAGGCAAACAAGCCATCATAATGCTTAACAAAAGAGGTTTTTCTTCAAGCCTTGTATGCGATGATTGCGGTCATACCGAACATTGTCCCGATTGTGAGCTTTCACTAACTTATCACAAAACGGTAAACAAGCTGAAATGTCATTACTGTGGATATGAAACTAATGCGACAGGAAAATGCCCCTCATGCGGTTCTGTTAATCTCAAACCGGTCGGCACCGGCACCCAAAGAATCGAGGAGGAATTGAAACATTTATTTAAAGATGTCCCGCTTGTAAGGCTGGATCGTGATACAACAGTCAAGCCCGGCTCACACGAACAGATACTTAATACATTTGGCAGCGGAGAAGCAATAATTATGCTAGGGACACAAATGGTTTCAAAAGGTTTTGATTTTCCAAAGGTAGATCTTGTGTGCCTGCCTTTACTTGACATCGGTCTTAACCTTCCCGATTTTAGAAGTGCTGAACACGTTTTTAATATTATAACCCAGTCGGCAGGAAGGGCCGGAAGGCTAACCTCTGGTGCAAAGGTTTATATTCAAACATACAATCCAGAATATTATGCAATAAAATATGCCGTTAATTATGATACTCAGACATTCTATGAGAGGGAATTAAAATATAGAAAGGAGCTTGATTATCCGCCGTTCTCAAGGCTCGTATTGCTGTTATTCAAGCATAAAAAGCTTGAGAAGCTTGAGAATGCGATGTCCAAAGTTACAGAGGAACTTAAAGCATTCAATAATCGGTTAACCGTTTTAGGGCCTGCACCTGCACCACTCATTCGTGTGAAAGGATTTTATATTTATAATGTGCTTCTAAAAGCACATTCCTCAAAAACCATGTTAGATGTGCTTCATACGTTGAACAAGAATCTTAAAAGAACAATCGGTGATATTATAACCACCTTTGATGTGGACCCTCAGCACTTTCTATAAATGCCCAAAATGCAATACAGTTATTTTTGATTTCTTTATATCGAGCTTGTGATATTATTAATGCATGGATTCTATGGAAGGCATATGATTGGAATTGGAATAAATACAGGTACGTCGGCGGATGCAATTGATATCGCAATGATAAAGTTCGACATGGCA is drawn from Deltaproteobacteria bacterium and contains these coding sequences:
- the priA gene encoding primosomal protein N'; the protein is MENKELFVDIILPVPIDQSFTYRIAPKQLDNEENPIIPGMRVLVPFGSRMLVGIIRKIGIDKPAIDIKLINQLIDHKPSVSKPLMSVLEWASSYYMHPVGDVFKQFIPHKGVRLELNKFYNISRLPYNSSSLTAKELEVLEHLEKRKHISKNRLLKKFGINIINRLEKLGIIESSFKGPDNKEPGNFIRENEYTPEKYFIPDVILTAKQNAIIEALQKSFNSGIFSTNLIMGITGSGKTEIYLRLIHYAIEQGKNAIVLVPEIALAPQMLQRFKSRFGELVGIMHSGVQQKELIESQQKILSGRIRIVIGVRSAVFAPIKNVGVIIVDEEHSSTYKQEDRFKYNARDVAIMRGKLEQAIVVLGSATPSMESYYNAVTGKYRLYKLTKRINELPMPEIHVIDLKREHPHRIGNELLAKPVMDALSDTISKGKQAIIMLNKRGFSSSLVCDDCGHTEHCPDCELSLTYHKTVNKLKCHYCGYETNATGKCPSCGSVNLKPVGTGTQRIEEELKHLFKDVPLVRLDRDTTVKPGSHEQILNTFGSGEAIIMLGTQMVSKGFDFPKVDLVCLPLLDIGLNLPDFRSAEHVFNIITQSAGRAGRLTSGAKVYIQTYNPEYYAIKYAVNYDTQTFYERELKYRKELDYPPFSRLVLLLFKHKKLEKLENAMSKVTEELKAFNNRLTVLGPAPAPLIRVKGFYIYNVLLKAHSSKTMLDVLHTLNKNLKRTIGDIITTFDVDPQHFL